A genome region from Brassica oleracea var. oleracea cultivar TO1000 chromosome C2, BOL, whole genome shotgun sequence includes the following:
- the LOC106323489 gene encoding uncharacterized protein LOC106323489, protein MQKAVLKLDVCCERTKQKAMSTVCCLSGVQSVDIKEGKLTVVGEIDAFIIVKKLKKICYTEIITVGPAKESEKKPEPKPDPKPLQVICHYIPTCSPPYYHNFNGCDGENPHGW, encoded by the exons ATGCAG AAAGCGGTACTAAAATTGGATGTTTGTTGTGAAAGAACCAAACAAAAAGCTATGTCAACTGTCTGTTGTCTATCAG GAGTCCAGTCGGTGGACATTAAGGAAGGTAAACTAACGGTGGTTGGAGAGATTGATGCCTTTATTATTGTGAAGAAATTGAAGAAGATATGTTATACCGAGATAATCACTGTTGGACCGGCTAAAGAATCTGAGAAGAAGCCTGAGCCGAAACCTGATCCGAAACCACTACAAGTAATTTGTCACTATATCCCCACATGTTCTCCACCTTACTATCATAATTTCAACGGATGTGACGGTGAAAATCCCCATGGTTGGTAA